A window of the Vibrio ostreae genome harbors these coding sequences:
- the flaG gene encoding flagellar protein FlaG: MDGPSYTSNVQPYGSQSGIKFASENDSVKGASDSKDDYRMVQRGDNTARLAQQTQQGQDQALASAVEQSREQQRVSEEQRAKIVEQMSEFVDSFNKGLAFRVDEESGRDVVTIYEASTGDIIRQIPDEEMLEVLRRLSQGQSPTSGLLLTKV, encoded by the coding sequence ATGGACGGACCATCCTATACATCGAACGTCCAGCCTTACGGCTCGCAGAGTGGCATTAAATTTGCTTCAGAAAACGATAGCGTGAAAGGCGCTTCTGATTCGAAAGATGACTACCGCATGGTTCAGCGTGGCGATAATACTGCACGTTTGGCACAGCAGACACAACAAGGTCAGGACCAGGCATTGGCAAGCGCCGTTGAGCAATCCCGTGAACAACAGCGGGTCAGCGAGGAGCAACGTGCTAAGATTGTTGAACAGATGAGTGAATTTGTTGATTCGTTCAACAAGGGGCTGGCATTCAGGGTGGATGAAGAATCAGGGCGGGATGTTGTGACGATTTATGAGGCCTCAACCGGCGACATAATACGTCAGATTCCAGATGAAGAAATGCTTGAGGTTTTACGACGCCTGTCGCAGGGACAGAGCCCGACATCGGGCCTGTTACTGACCAAGGTGTAA
- a CDS encoding flagellin: MAVNVNTNVSAMTAQRYLNSATSAQQTSMERLSSGSRINSAKDDAAGLQISNRLNVQSRGLDVAVRNANDGISMAQTAEGAMNETTNILQRMRDLSLQSANGSNSKSDRVAIQEEVTALNDELNRIAETTSFGGNKLLNGTFETKAFQIGADNGEAVMLTLKDMRSDNRMMGGTSYQAANAKDQDWTVADGSNDLSITLNDAQGTEQTINISAKAGDDIEELATYINGQTDMVKASVNEDGQLQVFTDNNKVSGPVSFSGGLAGELGMGDGQQVTVDNIDVTSVGGAQESVAIVDAALKYVDSHRAELGAFQNRFGHAINNLDNINENVNASKSRIKDTDFAKESTAMTKAQILSQASSSILAQAKQTPQAALSLLG; encoded by the coding sequence ATGGCAGTAAATGTAAATACCAACGTATCAGCGATGACCGCGCAACGTTACCTGAACAGTGCAACCAGTGCTCAGCAAACCTCAATGGAGCGTCTGTCTTCTGGTTCACGTATCAACAGCGCAAAAGATGATGCGGCTGGTCTGCAAATTTCAAACCGTCTGAATGTACAAAGCCGCGGTCTGGATGTCGCGGTACGTAACGCCAACGATGGTATTTCGATGGCGCAGACAGCAGAAGGTGCGATGAACGAAACCACCAATATCCTGCAACGTATGCGTGACCTGTCTCTGCAATCTGCTAACGGTTCGAACTCTAAATCAGACCGTGTCGCGATTCAGGAAGAAGTTACAGCACTGAATGATGAGCTGAACCGTATCGCAGAAACTACGTCTTTCGGTGGTAACAAACTGCTGAACGGCACCTTCGAAACCAAAGCATTCCAGATTGGTGCGGATAACGGTGAAGCGGTGATGCTGACCCTGAAAGATATGCGCAGTGATAACCGTATGATGGGTGGTACCAGCTACCAGGCAGCCAATGCTAAAGACCAGGACTGGACAGTCGCTGATGGTTCAAATGACCTGAGCATCACGCTGAACGATGCGCAAGGTACAGAGCAGACCATCAACATCAGCGCGAAAGCGGGTGATGATATCGAAGAGCTGGCGACTTACATCAACGGTCAGACTGACATGGTCAAAGCGTCGGTAAACGAAGATGGTCAGCTGCAAGTGTTCACGGACAACAACAAAGTGTCTGGCCCTGTTTCCTTCAGCGGCGGTCTGGCTGGTGAACTGGGTATGGGTGACGGTCAGCAAGTGACAGTCGACAACATCGACGTAACCAGCGTAGGTGGTGCTCAGGAATCGGTTGCTATCGTTGATGCTGCTCTGAAATATGTTGATAGCCACCGCGCAGAGCTGGGTGCATTCCAGAACCGCTTCGGTCACGCTATCAATAACCTGGACAACATTAACGAAAACGTGAATGCGTCTAAGAGCCGTATCAAAGACACCGATTTCGCGAAAGAATCGACGGCAATGACTAAGGCACAGATTCTGTCTCAGGCTTCAAGCTCAATCCTGGCTCAAGCCAAACAGACTCCGCAAGCGGCACTAAGTCTGCTGGGCTAA
- a CDS encoding flagellin gives MAINVSTNVSAMTAQRYLNGAADGAQKSMERLSSGYRINSAKDDAAGLQISNRLSSQSRGLDMAVRNANDGISIAQTAEGAMNESTNILQRMRDLALQSSNGSNSGSERQAIQEEVSALNDELNRIAETTSFGGNKLLNGTFGNKSFQIGADSGEAVNLSMGNLRSDTMAMGGKSYRAAEGKAADWTVGDATELTLSYTDRQGEARNVTINAKQGDDLEEVATYINGQNDDVKASVGEDGKLQLFAATQKVNGEVTIGGDLGSEIGFAAGQDVTVKDIDVTSVAGSQEAVALLDGALKSVDSQRASLGAFQNRFNHAISNLDNINENVNASRSRIKDTDYARETTAMTKSQILQQASTSVLAQARQAPSAALSLLG, from the coding sequence ATGGCAATTAATGTAAGTACCAACGTCTCGGCGATGACCGCCCAGCGTTATCTGAACGGTGCAGCTGACGGTGCCCAGAAGTCGATGGAACGTCTGTCTTCCGGTTACCGTATCAACAGCGCTAAAGACGACGCGGCGGGGCTGCAGATCTCAAACCGACTGAGTTCACAAAGTCGTGGTTTGGATATGGCTGTACGTAACGCAAATGATGGTATCTCAATCGCGCAAACCGCTGAAGGTGCGATGAACGAGAGCACCAACATTCTGCAACGTATGCGTGACCTGGCATTGCAATCCTCAAACGGCTCTAACTCAGGTTCTGAGCGTCAGGCAATTCAAGAAGAAGTGTCGGCGCTGAATGATGAGCTGAACCGTATTGCGGAAACCACTTCATTTGGTGGTAACAAACTACTAAACGGTACTTTTGGTAATAAATCATTCCAGATTGGCGCAGATTCCGGTGAAGCGGTAAATCTGAGCATGGGCAACTTGCGTTCTGATACCATGGCAATGGGCGGTAAATCTTACCGTGCAGCAGAAGGGAAAGCCGCGGACTGGACAGTGGGTGATGCCACTGAGCTGACTCTGAGCTATACCGATCGTCAGGGTGAGGCGCGCAATGTGACCATCAACGCTAAACAGGGTGATGATTTAGAAGAAGTAGCGACTTACATTAACGGTCAGAATGATGATGTAAAAGCGTCTGTCGGCGAAGATGGTAAACTGCAACTGTTTGCTGCTACTCAGAAGGTAAACGGTGAGGTCACTATCGGCGGTGATCTTGGCTCTGAGATTGGCTTTGCGGCTGGTCAGGATGTGACAGTGAAAGATATCGATGTGACCAGTGTGGCCGGCTCGCAAGAAGCGGTCGCGTTGCTGGATGGCGCATTGAAATCGGTTGACAGTCAGCGTGCTTCTCTGGGTGCATTCCAAAACCGTTTTAACCATGCAATCAGTAACCTTGATAACATCAATGAGAACGTGAACGCGTCTCGCAGCCGTATCAAAGATACTGACTATGCACGTGAAACGACGGCGATGACCAAGTCACAGATCCTGCAACAAGCGAGTACGTCGGTACTGGCGCAGGCGAGACAGGCACCATCTGCAGCTCTTAGCCTGCTGGGTTAA
- a CDS encoding flagellin: MAITVNTNISALIAQRHLTSATDMLNQSMERLSSGNRINSAKDDAAGLQISNRLKAQMSGLDVAVRNANDGISIMQTAEGAMQETTNLLQRMRDLSLQSANGSNNKQDRVALQEEMGALNDELNRIAETTSFGGRKLLNGSFGQASFQIGASSGEAVQLSLKRMRSDDINMGGFSYVAAGMADKDWRTGNGRNELNISYLNARGQQEQITLQARNGDDIEQLATYINGQTDKVSASVNDKGQLQIFMAGKETAGTLSFSGSLADELQMNLQGYEAVDNLDITSVGGAQRAVSVLDTAMQYVDSHRSELGALQNRFGHAINNLDNVHENLAASNSRIKDTDYAKETTQMIKQQILQQVSTTILAQARNQPNIALTLLGN, translated from the coding sequence ATGGCGATTACGGTCAACACCAATATCTCAGCGCTTATAGCCCAGCGGCATTTGACCAGCGCGACCGATATGCTCAATCAGTCAATGGAGCGGTTGTCTTCTGGAAACAGAATCAACAGCGCCAAAGATGATGCGGCAGGTTTGCAGATCTCCAATCGACTCAAAGCGCAAATGAGTGGGCTGGATGTGGCGGTACGTAATGCTAATGACGGCATTTCAATCATGCAGACTGCCGAAGGCGCGATGCAGGAAACCACCAATCTTCTGCAGCGAATGCGGGATTTGTCTTTGCAATCGGCTAACGGGTCAAACAATAAACAGGATCGAGTCGCTTTACAGGAAGAAATGGGCGCTTTGAATGATGAACTGAACCGAATCGCTGAAACGACCTCTTTTGGTGGGCGAAAATTGCTCAACGGTTCTTTCGGTCAGGCGTCCTTCCAGATTGGTGCCTCATCCGGCGAAGCGGTGCAGTTATCGCTGAAGAGAATGCGCTCTGATGACATTAATATGGGTGGTTTCAGTTATGTTGCCGCTGGGATGGCAGATAAAGACTGGCGGACCGGTAATGGCCGCAATGAGCTGAACATCTCCTACCTTAATGCGCGTGGTCAGCAAGAGCAGATCACCCTCCAGGCCCGCAATGGCGATGACATTGAACAGCTGGCTACCTACATTAATGGTCAGACCGATAAGGTCTCGGCATCGGTTAATGACAAAGGACAGTTACAGATTTTCATGGCCGGTAAAGAAACGGCGGGCACTTTATCTTTCAGCGGCAGTCTGGCCGATGAGCTGCAGATGAACCTGCAAGGTTATGAAGCGGTTGATAATCTTGATATTACTTCGGTTGGCGGTGCGCAGCGCGCTGTGTCGGTGCTGGATACTGCCATGCAGTATGTCGACAGCCATCGCTCTGAACTGGGGGCGCTGCAGAACCGTTTTGGTCATGCCATTAACAATCTGGATAATGTGCATGAGAATCTTGCTGCATCCAACAGTCGGATTAAAGATACCGACTACGCCAAAGAAACCACTCAAATGATTAAGCAGCAGATCCTGCAGCAGGTTAGTACCACGATTCTGGCCCAGGCACGCAATCAGCCCAATATCGCCCTGACTCTGCTGGGTAACTAG